A part of Gemmatimonas groenlandica genomic DNA contains:
- a CDS encoding cytochrome c3 family protein, translating into MSSASNAFPAQKSMTVKKKWTVIPAFLALAAAATLLSAYSGASSSQGLRVEQPVKFVHAPHVAKAGMNCLYCHSAANKSPDPGNAAVSTCMGCHLIVKPQAPEIKKIAAYYQKGQPIPWNRVHKVPDYVQFPHMRHVNAGVTCQTCHGQIQKQGAQGPDTNYVPVQQVNSLNMGWCINCHVQGYKPAEGARLAGMPVTPELLAAPPKKARYDCATCHY; encoded by the coding sequence GTGTCTTCCGCATCCAACGCCTTCCCGGCCCAAAAGTCGATGACGGTCAAGAAGAAGTGGACGGTGATTCCTGCGTTTCTCGCGCTTGCGGCAGCGGCCACGCTGCTGTCGGCCTACAGCGGCGCGTCGTCGTCGCAGGGCCTGCGCGTCGAACAACCCGTCAAGTTCGTTCATGCGCCGCACGTGGCGAAAGCAGGTATGAACTGCTTGTACTGCCACAGCGCTGCAAACAAGTCGCCCGATCCGGGCAACGCCGCGGTCTCGACGTGCATGGGCTGTCACTTGATCGTGAAGCCACAGGCGCCCGAGATCAAGAAGATCGCCGCGTACTACCAGAAGGGTCAGCCGATCCCCTGGAACCGCGTGCACAAAGTGCCTGACTATGTGCAGTTCCCGCACATGCGTCACGTCAACGCTGGTGTGACCTGCCAAACCTGCCATGGCCAGATCCAGAAGCAGGGTGCTCAGGGACCGGACACCAACTACGTACCCGTGCAGCAGGTGAACTCGCTCAACATGGGCTGGTGCATCAACTGTCACGTGCAGGGCTACAAGCCTGCCGAAGGTGCTCGCCTGGCCGGAATGCCGGTGACGCCCGAGCTGCTCGCAGCGCCGCCCAAGAAGGCGCGCTACGATTGTGCGACCTGCCACTACTGA
- a CDS encoding amidohydrolase family protein, with the protein MTTTVIDVHAHFHTPYTNRGDWARYNASRLGAGDRIGVVCHVASVLGSWGATSPTYFASPDDQTRANDWMLDFAHEQSPRVKAWVAVNPNFTAHALAEIERGMERGAIGIKLAAGRRADDVLLDDIAAAAAQYGVPVLQHVWQHRRRDWPNQDASDGIELARLAARHPRTNFLLAHIGGGGDWAHTNPAVRDVENIVMDLSGSGIDRGMIDEAMRWVGARRLLWAADLTLCTGLTKLRALPYTGASEDDVADMCWRNAVRIFPEGVFTEALSRGGATPGATR; encoded by the coding sequence ATGACAACCACGGTGATCGACGTACATGCCCACTTTCACACGCCGTACACGAACCGCGGCGACTGGGCGCGATACAATGCCTCCCGGCTCGGTGCCGGCGATCGCATCGGCGTCGTGTGCCACGTCGCTTCGGTCCTCGGTTCATGGGGGGCTACATCGCCGACGTACTTCGCCTCGCCCGACGACCAGACACGCGCCAACGACTGGATGCTCGATTTTGCCCACGAGCAGTCGCCGCGCGTGAAGGCGTGGGTCGCCGTGAATCCGAACTTCACGGCGCATGCGCTCGCAGAGATCGAGCGCGGCATGGAGCGCGGCGCGATCGGCATCAAACTCGCCGCCGGCCGTCGCGCCGATGATGTGCTGCTCGATGATATCGCGGCCGCGGCCGCGCAGTACGGTGTACCGGTGCTACAACACGTTTGGCAGCATCGGCGACGCGACTGGCCGAATCAGGACGCGTCCGATGGCATCGAGTTGGCGAGGCTCGCGGCACGTCATCCGCGAACAAACTTTTTGTTGGCGCATATCGGCGGGGGCGGCGATTGGGCGCACACCAATCCCGCGGTACGCGATGTCGAGAACATCGTGATGGATCTGTCGGGCAGCGGGATCGATCGTGGCATGATCGACGAGGCCATGCGCTGGGTTGGAGCGCGTCGATTGCTGTGGGCGGCCGACCTGACGTTGTGTACCGGGCTCACGAAGTTGCGCGCGTTGCCGTATACCGGCGCGTCGGAGGATGATGTGGCGGACATGTGCTGGCGAAACGCCGTGCGAATTTTTCCCGAGGGCGTCTTCACCGAGGCGCTGTCACGTGGCGGCGCAACGCCGGGAGCAACCCGATGA
- a CDS encoding DUF3341 domain-containing protein, translated as MQGVVGAFHEIDTTVAAIEDLKKKKLGEVTVYSPTIRHELEHAIDAPQSVVRRFTLIGGLLGVSFGYWVAIWSSTYWPLVVGGKAIASWIPYTIIGFEVMVLVGALSTVAGMFINSRIPRLSTTSGYDTRFSGGYFGIFIACDANKAGQAEELLRQHGAVEVRREA; from the coding sequence ATGCAAGGTGTCGTCGGAGCATTCCATGAGATCGACACGACGGTTGCGGCCATCGAAGATCTCAAGAAGAAGAAGCTTGGCGAGGTCACAGTCTACTCGCCGACCATTCGCCATGAACTCGAGCACGCGATCGACGCCCCGCAAAGCGTCGTTCGCCGGTTCACCCTGATCGGCGGCCTCCTCGGCGTCAGCTTCGGCTACTGGGTGGCCATCTGGTCGTCTACCTACTGGCCGCTTGTGGTCGGTGGTAAGGCGATCGCCTCGTGGATCCCGTATACCATCATCGGATTCGAAGTGATGGTGCTCGTCGGCGCGCTCTCCACGGTTGCCGGCATGTTCATCAATTCGCGCATCCCGCGCCTTAGCACCACGTCGGGCTACGACACCCGCTTCTCGGGTGGGTACTTCGGCATCTTCATCGCTTGCGACGCCAATAAGGCGGGACAAGCGGAAGAACTGCTGCGCCAGCACGGTGCAGTGGAGGTGCGGCGTGAAGCCTGA
- a CDS encoding molybdopterin-dependent oxidoreductase, translating into MSTEAGTGVKRREFLKILGATGATTAVVGCSSEKVGKLIPYVASPDNTVPGVSQYYATTCRECATACGVMAEVRDGRPIKLDGNPDHPMSRGAICSVGLSAVQGLYNPDRYRTPMVREGNALKATTWDKAYELLAQKIGEVKSRTQASNVVFVNQHESGTFPGFLDQWLSAQGMPTHLSVDSAAPIATIASNQKAYGASWPALDFNAAKLVISFGADFLDGWGHSVPQQLEWADARAKLEGAPRLVYVGARRSLTGLNADQWIAAKPGSEMDICAALTGSAAMAAASDASGVPVATLEALAKAIATAGSGVMAISGVTTANAVDCGVMVAEINKKAGAVGVTIKPAAGHAGYNGLASYADLAGAVAKMAAGTVPLAFVRGANPAYTMPKSAGFAAAFAKVPFKVSFSSVPDETAQLCDLILPDNHWLESWGDAVTMQGQIGLQQPTLEPVFDTKATADVLIALAKKDQALAAKYTAADYRGWFIGQFPGGASAFTTALTKATISGSPLIATATRTLTATATPVDAGAGDYFVHVFPSPTLGDGRGANKPWLQELPDPVTKIAWQSWVEVHPTTFKKLGLVEGQHLTVETSAGKITAPAYRYMGVRPDTVAISLGLGHTAYGRFAQNVGVNAYDLVKSGWDASGTLALSGTKGKVTVLAETSQLVTTEGSARQHGRGIGQAMTLAALLGQEAEDGEHEEHAIPGLPSQDFKAGLKSPIAADAQGELANPNAKDLGMYAPDHVQKMEKRRWAMTIDLARCTGCSACVTACYSENNIPTVGAPYQGRALSPTVWDERPGANIIKGREMAWIRLERYYEGNENTENEFSPDFDTRFVPMMCQHCGNAPCEPVCPVYATYHSPDGLNVQVYNRCVGTRYCSNNCPYKVRYFNWFGYGEVNRKQYAWPEPMHWALNPDVTVRGKGVMEKCTFCVQRIREAEHRAKAEGREVKPDEFTTACSQACPSRAIIFGDAADENWTVAKLAYDRRAYHVFEELNTYTAVVYLKKVNYPAPASPAQA; encoded by the coding sequence ATGAGCACTGAAGCGGGGACCGGCGTCAAGCGCCGAGAATTCCTCAAGATCCTTGGCGCCACGGGTGCGACGACCGCGGTAGTGGGCTGCTCCTCCGAAAAAGTGGGGAAGCTCATTCCGTACGTTGCGTCACCTGACAACACCGTGCCGGGTGTGTCGCAGTATTACGCGACCACCTGCCGCGAGTGCGCTACTGCCTGCGGTGTGATGGCCGAAGTCCGCGACGGCCGCCCCATCAAGCTGGATGGCAATCCCGACCACCCCATGAGCCGCGGCGCGATCTGCTCCGTCGGTCTCTCGGCGGTGCAGGGGTTGTACAATCCCGATCGCTATCGCACGCCGATGGTTCGCGAAGGCAATGCCCTCAAGGCCACCACGTGGGACAAGGCGTACGAGCTGCTCGCCCAGAAGATCGGCGAGGTCAAGAGCCGTACGCAGGCGTCTAACGTCGTGTTCGTGAACCAGCATGAGTCGGGCACCTTCCCGGGCTTCCTCGATCAGTGGCTCTCGGCGCAGGGCATGCCGACGCATCTGAGCGTCGACTCGGCGGCGCCCATAGCGACGATCGCCTCCAACCAGAAGGCGTATGGCGCCTCCTGGCCGGCCCTCGACTTCAATGCCGCGAAGCTGGTGATCAGTTTCGGCGCCGACTTCCTCGACGGCTGGGGGCACAGCGTGCCGCAGCAGCTCGAGTGGGCCGATGCGCGCGCCAAACTGGAAGGTGCGCCGCGTCTCGTCTATGTCGGCGCCCGCCGCTCGCTCACCGGTTTGAACGCCGACCAGTGGATCGCCGCGAAGCCGGGCAGCGAGATGGACATCTGTGCCGCCCTTACGGGTTCGGCCGCGATGGCGGCCGCGTCCGACGCGTCGGGGGTGCCCGTCGCGACGCTCGAAGCGCTCGCCAAGGCCATCGCCACCGCTGGTAGCGGCGTCATGGCGATCTCCGGCGTCACCACCGCGAATGCCGTTGACTGCGGTGTCATGGTGGCCGAGATCAACAAGAAGGCCGGTGCGGTCGGCGTCACGATCAAGCCGGCCGCCGGCCATGCCGGGTACAACGGCCTCGCCTCGTACGCCGATCTCGCGGGCGCGGTGGCCAAGATGGCTGCTGGGACTGTGCCTCTCGCCTTCGTGCGCGGTGCCAACCCGGCGTACACCATGCCCAAGTCCGCTGGCTTCGCCGCTGCCTTCGCCAAGGTGCCGTTCAAGGTGTCGTTCTCGTCGGTCCCTGACGAAACGGCGCAGCTCTGCGATCTGATTCTGCCCGACAATCACTGGCTCGAGAGCTGGGGCGACGCGGTCACCATGCAAGGCCAGATCGGCTTGCAGCAGCCCACGCTCGAACCGGTGTTCGACACGAAGGCCACCGCCGACGTGCTCATCGCGCTCGCCAAGAAGGATCAGGCGCTGGCCGCCAAGTACACGGCCGCGGATTACCGCGGCTGGTTCATCGGTCAGTTCCCCGGGGGCGCCTCGGCGTTCACCACCGCGCTCACAAAGGCCACCATCAGCGGTTCGCCACTGATCGCCACCGCCACACGCACGCTGACCGCCACCGCTACGCCGGTCGATGCCGGCGCCGGTGACTACTTCGTGCACGTGTTCCCGTCGCCCACGCTGGGCGATGGCCGAGGTGCGAACAAGCCGTGGCTGCAGGAACTCCCCGATCCTGTCACCAAGATCGCGTGGCAGTCGTGGGTTGAAGTGCACCCCACCACGTTCAAGAAGCTCGGTCTGGTGGAAGGACAGCATCTCACCGTCGAAACGTCTGCCGGCAAGATCACCGCGCCGGCCTACCGCTACATGGGTGTGCGTCCTGATACGGTCGCTATCTCGCTCGGCCTCGGCCACACCGCGTACGGTCGTTTCGCGCAAAACGTCGGCGTAAACGCGTACGATCTGGTGAAGAGTGGCTGGGATGCGTCCGGTACCCTCGCGCTCTCGGGCACCAAGGGCAAAGTCACCGTGCTGGCGGAAACGTCGCAGCTGGTCACCACTGAAGGCTCCGCCCGTCAGCACGGCCGTGGCATCGGTCAGGCCATGACTCTGGCGGCCCTTCTGGGTCAGGAAGCCGAAGACGGTGAACACGAGGAGCACGCGATCCCGGGCCTGCCGTCGCAGGACTTCAAGGCCGGGCTCAAGTCGCCGATCGCTGCCGACGCGCAGGGTGAGCTCGCCAACCCGAACGCGAAGGACCTCGGGATGTATGCCCCCGATCACGTGCAGAAGATGGAGAAGCGCCGTTGGGCGATGACCATCGATCTCGCGCGTTGCACCGGTTGCTCGGCGTGCGTGACCGCCTGCTACAGCGAGAACAACATTCCGACGGTCGGCGCGCCCTATCAGGGTCGTGCACTCAGCCCGACGGTGTGGGATGAGCGTCCGGGTGCGAACATCATCAAGGGCCGTGAAATGGCCTGGATTCGCCTCGAGCGTTACTACGAAGGCAACGAGAACACGGAAAACGAGTTCTCGCCCGACTTCGACACGCGCTTCGTACCGATGATGTGTCAGCACTGCGGCAACGCGCCGTGCGAGCCGGTGTGCCCCGTGTACGCCACGTATCACTCGCCCGACGGCCTGAACGTGCAGGTATACAACCGTTGCGTCGGTACCCGCTACTGCAGCAACAACTGCCCGTACAAGGTCCGCTACTTCAATTGGTTCGGCTACGGAGAAGTGAATCGCAAGCAGTACGCTTGGCCGGAACCGATGCACTGGGCCCTCAATCCCGACGTCACCGTGCGTGGCAAGGGCGTCATGGAAAAGTGCACGTTTTGCGTGCAGCGCATCCGTGAGGCCGAGCACCGCGCCAAGGCAGAAGGCCGTGAGGTCAAGCCCGACGAGTTTACGACGGCCTGCTCGCAGGCGTGTCCGTCGCGCGCCATCATCTTCGGCGACGCGGCCGACGAAAACTGGACCGTAGCGAAGCTCGCCTATGACCGTCGCGCCTACCACGTGTTCGAAGAGCTGAATACGTACACCGCCGTGGTCTATCTCAAGAAGGTCAACTATCCGGCGCCGGCTTCCCCGGCGCAGGCCTGA
- the nrfD gene encoding NrfD/PsrC family molybdoenzyme membrane anchor subunit, translating to MASVGYPVREGIRGPNIPSADVQLPAVKDYEQVDRDIIATLGFTKKWFMGLSVAVLAMLIGASAWIYQIYWGLGQAGYEPPVMWGNFIITFVFWVGIGHAGTLISAILFLFRAGFRTSIYRAAEAMTVFAVMTAGLFPIIHIGRPWKFFWLLPYPNWRLLFPNFKSPLVWDVFAISTYLTISTTFLYIGLIPDIAVLRDKETNPMRKRILAILSLGWRNSDREWRHFAKAYLFLAAFSTPLVLSVHSVVSFDFAMALTPGWHASIFPPYFVAGAIFSGFAMVWTIAIPMRKWFKLEHYITLNHLDATAKVVLFTSMVVGCAYMIEFFIAWYSGVRAEQEFFWNRVFGQWWWAAWIMLLCNMSLPMSLWSQKLRRNPTWLFVLSLFINLGMWFERFVIVVPSLSHEFEPWQWGSYAPSWVDMAFLVGSFGWFFMWFLLFVKQLPVMAIAELKEIVAPRVKHGNGGGHH from the coding sequence ATGGCATCCGTAGGATATCCGGTGCGTGAGGGCATTCGTGGGCCGAACATTCCGTCGGCCGACGTTCAGCTCCCCGCCGTCAAGGATTATGAGCAAGTCGATCGCGATATCATCGCGACGCTTGGCTTTACGAAGAAGTGGTTCATGGGCCTCAGCGTCGCCGTGTTGGCGATGCTGATCGGTGCCTCAGCGTGGATCTATCAGATCTACTGGGGCCTCGGCCAGGCCGGATACGAACCGCCGGTGATGTGGGGTAACTTCATCATCACGTTCGTTTTCTGGGTCGGTATCGGTCACGCCGGTACGCTCATCTCGGCCATTCTGTTCCTCTTCCGCGCCGGCTTCCGAACTTCGATTTACCGCGCCGCTGAAGCGATGACGGTGTTCGCAGTGATGACCGCCGGTCTGTTCCCGATCATTCACATCGGGCGCCCGTGGAAGTTCTTCTGGTTGCTGCCGTATCCGAACTGGCGTCTGTTGTTCCCGAACTTCAAGTCGCCGCTGGTGTGGGACGTCTTTGCCATCTCGACGTACCTCACCATCTCGACCACGTTCCTCTACATCGGTCTGATCCCCGACATCGCGGTGCTCCGCGACAAGGAAACCAACCCGATGCGCAAGCGGATCCTCGCGATCCTCTCGCTTGGCTGGCGGAACAGCGACCGTGAATGGCGTCACTTCGCGAAGGCATATCTCTTCCTCGCCGCCTTCAGCACCCCGCTCGTGCTCTCCGTGCACTCGGTCGTTTCCTTCGACTTTGCCATGGCGCTCACCCCGGGTTGGCACGCCTCGATCTTCCCGCCGTACTTCGTGGCCGGCGCCATCTTCTCCGGTTTCGCGATGGTGTGGACGATCGCGATCCCGATGCGGAAGTGGTTCAAGCTCGAGCACTACATCACGCTCAACCACCTCGACGCCACGGCCAAGGTCGTGCTCTTCACGTCGATGGTCGTCGGGTGTGCCTACATGATCGAGTTCTTCATTGCGTGGTACAGCGGCGTCCGCGCTGAGCAGGAGTTCTTCTGGAACCGCGTGTTCGGTCAGTGGTGGTGGGCGGCGTGGATCATGTTGCTCTGCAACATGTCCCTCCCGATGTCCCTCTGGTCGCAGAAGCTTCGCCGCAACCCGACGTGGTTGTTCGTGCTGTCGCTCTTCATCAACCTCGGCATGTGGTTCGAGCGCTTCGTCATCGTGGTGCCGTCGCTCTCCCATGAGTTCGAACCCTGGCAGTGGGGCAGTTATGCGCCCAGCTGGGTCGACATGGCATTCCTCGTGGGCTCGTTTGGCTGGTTCTTCATGTGGTTCCTGCTGTTCGTGAAGCAGCTGCCCGTGATGGCCATCGCCGAGCTGAAGGAAATCGTCGCGCCGCGCGTCAAGCACGGCAATGGCGGAGGGCATCACTGA
- a CDS encoding DUF4394 domain-containing protein yields the protein MPRITLQSFFVRPLLALGVAALSACQGDVGPTGPAGAQGPNGPAGPTGPTGPTGPTGPTGPTGSANGRTIYAVDGNNSLITFGAIRPDVVLRRVTVSGLQAGETLQGIDFGPVDGRLYALGSTSRLYTLDTLTGAATLVGTTAFTPLLAGTNFGFDFNPVPNRIRVHGNTNQNLRLVPQLNGATDGTVAAVDGALTYAIGDAGMLQIPSIGGTAYTNSVSGATSTVLYAIDFARDVLVTLANPNDGIMTTVGTLGVNTTGDVGFDIAGNNGTAYVTLTVGGGFSGSTLYSINLANGALFPVGGIANAAPLRGIAIAP from the coding sequence ATGCCGCGTATCACTCTGCAGTCTTTCTTCGTTCGCCCGCTCCTGGCGTTGGGCGTGGCTGCCCTCTCCGCCTGTCAGGGCGATGTGGGTCCGACCGGACCCGCCGGGGCGCAAGGTCCGAACGGCCCTGCGGGTCCGACTGGCCCAACCGGTCCGACGGGCCCCACGGGTCCGACCGGTCCCACCGGCTCGGCGAACGGGCGAACCATCTACGCGGTGGACGGCAACAACTCCTTGATCACGTTCGGCGCCATTCGTCCGGACGTCGTGCTGCGGCGTGTGACCGTGTCGGGGCTGCAGGCTGGTGAGACACTGCAGGGTATCGATTTCGGGCCGGTGGACGGACGCCTCTATGCACTCGGATCGACCAGCCGTTTGTACACCCTCGACACGCTCACGGGCGCGGCGACGTTGGTCGGCACGACCGCCTTCACGCCCTTGTTGGCCGGGACGAACTTCGGTTTCGACTTCAATCCGGTGCCCAATCGCATTCGTGTGCACGGCAACACCAATCAGAACCTGCGCCTGGTTCCTCAGCTGAATGGTGCCACCGACGGAACGGTAGCCGCGGTAGACGGCGCGCTGACGTACGCGATCGGTGATGCTGGCATGCTGCAGATTCCGTCGATCGGCGGCACGGCGTATACGAACAGCGTGAGCGGCGCGACCTCGACGGTGTTGTATGCGATTGACTTCGCGCGCGATGTGCTGGTGACGCTGGCCAACCCGAATGACGGTATCATGACGACGGTCGGCACACTCGGCGTGAACACGACCGGTGACGTGGGCTTCGACATCGCCGGCAACAATGGCACTGCCTACGTCACGCTGACGGTCGGTGGCGGATTCAGCGGTTCTACGCTGTACTCGATAAACCTCGCCAACGGCGCGCTGTTCCCCGTGGGCGGCATAGCCAATGCGGCACCGCTGCGCGGTATCGCGATCGCACCGTAA
- a CDS encoding cyanophycinase, with product MTTRARSALLLALALAACSSHTNSPTAPSGLDGITATQGKAKVDPGYTAYVSGSTTDVQTTPAGGALLAGGGTDSDAGMQWLLAQGGARSAGKYGDVVVLRTSGTNGYNRYLVNFGANSVTSIVISTVAGANSDYVRDAIAKAEVVFIAGGDQSTYVNLWTGTALQSAVNARVAAGYPIGGTSAGLAVLSPFVYAAFNVSSTSAIVLANPYDASVTITNALFNVPVLQNLITDSHFVTRDRMGRLVTFLARLQQDGRSSAPRGIGVDEQSAIGVSATGAATAFGAGNGAYLLSVPSNTTRVCSANTPLTFTPVTTVRVPVGAQFNLTAWTTSSVSYVLSANAGVLSSSVGTIY from the coding sequence ATGACCACTCGAGCGCGCTCTGCCCTGCTACTCGCTCTCGCGCTGGCCGCGTGCAGTAGCCACACCAACTCACCGACCGCGCCGTCGGGGCTCGATGGCATCACGGCGACGCAAGGCAAAGCCAAGGTCGATCCAGGCTACACGGCGTATGTCTCGGGAAGCACGACCGACGTGCAGACCACACCAGCTGGTGGCGCGCTGCTCGCGGGCGGTGGCACGGACAGCGACGCTGGCATGCAGTGGCTGCTGGCGCAGGGCGGCGCGCGGAGCGCTGGGAAATACGGCGACGTCGTGGTACTGCGGACGAGCGGTACGAATGGGTATAACCGGTACCTGGTGAACTTCGGGGCGAACTCGGTCACGAGTATTGTGATCTCCACCGTGGCCGGCGCGAACAGTGACTACGTCAGAGACGCGATCGCGAAGGCCGAAGTCGTGTTCATCGCCGGCGGCGATCAATCCACGTACGTCAATCTGTGGACGGGAACCGCACTGCAGTCGGCGGTGAACGCACGGGTAGCAGCGGGCTATCCGATTGGCGGCACCAGTGCGGGACTCGCTGTACTGAGTCCCTTCGTGTATGCGGCGTTCAACGTGTCGTCGACCTCGGCCATTGTGCTCGCGAATCCGTACGACGCCTCGGTGACGATTACGAATGCGTTATTCAACGTGCCGGTGCTGCAGAACCTCATTACGGACTCGCATTTTGTCACGCGTGATCGCATGGGCCGTCTCGTGACATTCCTCGCGCGCCTGCAGCAGGACGGTCGTTCCTCGGCGCCGCGCGGCATCGGCGTTGACGAGCAGTCGGCGATCGGCGTATCGGCGACTGGCGCGGCGACCGCCTTCGGGGCGGGCAATGGCGCATACCTCCTGAGCGTTCCGAGCAATACGACGCGCGTGTGCTCCGCCAACACGCCACTCACCTTCACGCCGGTGACGACCGTTCGCGTGCCGGTCGGTGCCCAGTTCAATCTGACGGCGTGGACGACGTCGTCGGTGTCGTACGTGCTGAGTGCAAACGCCGGCGTCCTGTCATCGAGTGTCGGCACGATTTATTGA
- a CDS encoding c-type cytochrome, with amino-acid sequence MTSVVARSSRLAVAVVLPFAFGACTWFTDFKNQPRIEPWEPLSQNDADSLVPPRGNPQFSVPVQGTAVAGYQISYAPLPPVIDSFSAIPNPHPVTEASLENGRKNYQINCSVCHGLAGNANGGLKKVNPAYGFAPSLLTESALGRTDGYIYGMLRNGRGLMGSYNRIEEPDRWDVINYVRALQGKTTIKADTTLVGYPGQNGTTVPGPSLTAPNVPSRYLHPTQQPTPGSSGINSATYKGNNDNDTMRKLHGAPHSEKAPAGETSKAGTPAASQEKH; translated from the coding sequence ATGACTTCTGTCGTCGCGCGTTCGTCGCGCCTCGCGGTCGCCGTCGTGCTCCCCTTTGCGTTCGGGGCGTGCACGTGGTTCACCGACTTCAAGAATCAGCCCCGCATCGAGCCGTGGGAGCCGCTGTCGCAGAACGACGCCGACTCGCTCGTGCCGCCGCGCGGCAACCCGCAGTTCAGCGTGCCCGTGCAGGGAACTGCCGTCGCCGGTTATCAGATCTCGTACGCGCCGCTGCCGCCGGTGATCGACTCGTTCTCGGCTATTCCCAATCCGCATCCCGTCACGGAAGCGTCGTTGGAGAATGGACGGAAGAACTATCAAATCAACTGCTCGGTGTGCCACGGATTGGCGGGCAACGCGAACGGCGGTCTCAAGAAGGTCAATCCGGCATATGGATTTGCGCCGAGCCTGCTCACAGAGTCGGCCCTTGGGCGTACCGACGGCTACATCTATGGCATGCTTCGCAACGGCCGTGGCCTGATGGGCAGCTACAACCGTATCGAAGAGCCGGATCGTTGGGACGTGATCAATTACGTGCGGGCGCTCCAGGGAAAAACGACGATCAAAGCGGATACCACGCTGGTCGGCTACCCTGGTCAGAACGGCACCACCGTGCCAGGACCGTCGCTCACGGCGCCGAACGTCCCCTCGCGGTACCTACACCCCACGCAGCAGCCGACGCCCGGTTCGTCCGGCATCAACTCGGCCACTTACAAGGGCAACAACGATAACGACACCATGCGCAAGCTGCATGGCGCTCCGCACTCGGAAAAAGCTCCTGCGGGTGAGACGTCCAAGGCCGGTACGCCGGCCGCGAGCCAGGAGAAGCACTAG